In the Flavobacteriales bacterium genome, CTACCGCGTCGTGGTGTTCAAGGACATGTCCAACGACTACATGTTCCTGAGCCGCAGTTGCGCGGCCACCAAGGAGAGCATCAAGTGGGAGGACGGCAACGAGTATCCCCTCGTGAAGCTGGACATCAGCCATACCTCTCATCCGTTCTACACCGGCAAGATGATGCTGATCGACACCGCTGGCCGGGTGGACAAGTTCAACAAGCGGTACGCGCGCCACAACAAGGAGGCGAAGTAAACCGCCCCCTACGGAGATGGAAGCCCTCGGTCCCTGGACCGGGGGCTTTTCCGTTCGTGCTGGTGGCCTCAGCTCTTGACGCGGTATCGCTCGTTCCGTGTCCGCCCCTCCCGGATATCCTGGTACGCCTCGGCCACCCGGCGTTTGCGGGTCTCGTCCTTGCGTGCGTCGGTGATCCACTCCACGTATTCACGCTGCTGCGCCGCGGTCATGTCTTCCCAGTGCGACCAGGCCTCGTCGTCCTTCCGCAGCACGGCATCCAGTTCCTCAGGAAGGACGAGGGCTTTCCGGAGCGGTTTGGCATCCGGAAGCTTTGCGCCACTGAGGTTCACCTTCACGGCCTGCTTCACGAGGTCCATGAAGGCCTTTTCATCGATCGCCCCGCCTTCCTCGATCCGGTACTTCCGGATGCCCT is a window encoding:
- a CDS encoding type B 50S ribosomal protein L31, giving the protein MKDGIHPENYRVVVFKDMSNDYMFLSRSCAATKESIKWEDGNEYPLVKLDISHTSHPFYTGKMMLIDTAGRVDKFNKRYARHNKEAK
- a CDS encoding YdeI/OmpD-associated family protein yields the protein MLPQEQINLYIAEQPEWHRRTLVRLRQLIHSVDETIEETWRWNMPHFDHDGIMIGTIGLKHAVCVWFHKGALLKDAHKLFDKPEKDEAKGIRKYRIEEGGAIDEKAFMDLVKQAVKVNLSGAKLPDAKPLRKALVLPEELDAVLRKDDEAWSHWEDMTAAQQREYVEWITDARKDETRKRRVAEAYQDIREGRTRNERYRVKS